The Anoplopoma fimbria isolate UVic2021 breed Golden Eagle Sablefish chromosome 20, Afim_UVic_2022, whole genome shotgun sequence genome includes a window with the following:
- the LOC129110134 gene encoding replication initiator 1-like isoform X2, which yields MRCSSGVNSSSQSVVKERLEDYCVCVAVETSQYTRMDSEILNIEEIVMGRGLPDPPPEVPPEKPAEPYKPRIFNGPPAASVQPYQHENLQCFQCFITFCSAKAKERHMKKSHREEYKQQLQQGNTLFTCYVCDRSFLSSEELTQHQPTHSKDDKPFKCVHCKESFKTFSELTSHRRQVCPEKQLVCKDCNETFRSAGLLRNHRLAQHLRPEVDTAEQPEDPAKTHRCKKCGQGFETEPELIEHQEKYPEGQQCNGSAASVKKRGRPSKAEDPAAAEKKVKRKKKDEPEAPEEAVKASSTAESAAPPAEEKGKASGAKRGRPAKAAVKTETEDMKSPEEDSQAPAKEKKPKVEAAPPARQHACPDCDLTFSGLIQLRAHKKEKHAPRKAHPCEECEESFARPEQLDAHMSRAHAVGRLACPVCGKSFGRERTLKAHQKSHPEEKPENPSAKR from the exons ATGCGTTGTAGTTCTGGGGTCAACTCTTCCAGTCAAAGTGTCGTCAAAGAGCGGCTAGAG gactattgtgtgtgtgtggctgttgAGACCAGCCAGTATACCAGGATGGACTCGGAGATTCTGAACATAGAAGAGATAGTGATGGGTCGGGGATTGCCAGATCCACCTCCTGAAGTTCCCCCCGAAAAACCAGCAGAACCATACAAACCCAGAATCTTTAATGGACCTCCTGCAGCCTCCGTTCAACCCT accAGCATGAAAATCTGCAGTGTTTCCAGTGCTTCATCACCTTCTGCAGTGCCAAAGCCAAGGAAAGGCATATGAAGAAGAGCCATCGGGAAGAGTATAAGCAACAGCTTCAGCAG ggaAACACTTTGTTCACGTGCTATGTGTGTGACCGTTCATTTCTGTCATCTGAGGAACTGACACAGCACCAGCCAACACACAGCAAGGACGACAAGCCCTTTAAATGTGTGCACTGCAAGGAGAGCTTTAAAACATTCTCCGAA CTAACATCCCATAGAAGACAGGTTTGTCCAGAGAAACAGTTGGTATGTAAAGATTGCAATGAAACCTTCCGGAGCGCTGGACTGTTGCGTAATCATCGCCTGGCCCAGCATCTCCGCCCAGAGGTAGATACTGCAGAACAGCCGGAGGACCCTGCGAAAACCCACCGCTGTAAGAAGTGTGGTCAGGGCTTTGAAACAGAACCAGAGCTGATAGAACACCAGGAGAAGTACCCTGAAGGTCAGCAATGCAATGGCAGCGCTGCATCCGTCAAGAAACGCGGACGACCTTCCAAAGCTGAGGACCCGGCAGCTGCTGAGAAAAAGGTTAAGcggaaaaagaaagatgagcCAGAAGCGCCCGAGGAGGCCGTAAAGGCCAGCAGCACAGCAGAGTCAGCAGCACCTCctgcagaggaaaaaggaaaagcaagTGGGGCAAAGCGTGGCCGTCCCGCTAAAGcagcagtaaaaacagaaacgGAAGATATGAAGAGTCCCGAGGAGGACAGTCAAGCTCCAGCAAAGGAGAAGAAACCTAAAGTAGAAGCTGCTCCTCCGGCCCGTCAGCACGCCTGTCCTGATTGTGACCTCACATTCTCCGGCTTGATCCAGCTCCGTGCTCACAAGAAGGAGAAACACGCCCCGCGGAAGGCCCATCCCTGCGAAGAATGCGAAGAGAGCTTTGCCCGTCCTGAGCAGCTGGACGCCCACATGTCACGGGCTCACGCCGTGGGCCGCCTCGCCTGTCCAGTCTGTGGGAAGAGCTTTGGCCGTGAGCGCACCTTGAAAGCTCACCAGAAAAGCCACCCGGAGGAAAAGCCTGAAAACCCAAGTGCAAAGAGATAA
- the LOC129110134 gene encoding replication initiator 1-like isoform X3 translates to MDSEILNIEEIVMGRGLPDPPPEVPPEKPAEPYKPRIFNGPPAASVQPYQHENLQCFQCFITFCSAKAKERHMKKSHREEYKQQLQQGNTLFTCYVCDRSFLSSEELTQHQPTHSKDDKPFKCVHCKESFKTFSELTSHRRQVCPEKQLVCKDCNETFRSAGLLRNHRLAQHLRPEVDTAEQPEDPAKTHRCKKCGQGFETEPELIEHQEKYPEGQQCNGSAASVKKRGRPSKAEDPAAAEKKVKRKKKDEPEAPEEAVKASSTAESAAPPAEEKGKASGAKRGRPAKAAVKTETEDMKSPEEDSQAPAKEKKPKVEAAPPARQHACPDCDLTFSGLIQLRAHKKEKHAPRKAHPCEECEESFARPEQLDAHMSRAHAVGRLACPVCGKSFGRERTLKAHQKSHPEEKPENPSAKR, encoded by the exons ATGGACTCGGAGATTCTGAACATAGAAGAGATAGTGATGGGTCGGGGATTGCCAGATCCACCTCCTGAAGTTCCCCCCGAAAAACCAGCAGAACCATACAAACCCAGAATCTTTAATGGACCTCCTGCAGCCTCCGTTCAACCCT accAGCATGAAAATCTGCAGTGTTTCCAGTGCTTCATCACCTTCTGCAGTGCCAAAGCCAAGGAAAGGCATATGAAGAAGAGCCATCGGGAAGAGTATAAGCAACAGCTTCAGCAG ggaAACACTTTGTTCACGTGCTATGTGTGTGACCGTTCATTTCTGTCATCTGAGGAACTGACACAGCACCAGCCAACACACAGCAAGGACGACAAGCCCTTTAAATGTGTGCACTGCAAGGAGAGCTTTAAAACATTCTCCGAA CTAACATCCCATAGAAGACAGGTTTGTCCAGAGAAACAGTTGGTATGTAAAGATTGCAATGAAACCTTCCGGAGCGCTGGACTGTTGCGTAATCATCGCCTGGCCCAGCATCTCCGCCCAGAGGTAGATACTGCAGAACAGCCGGAGGACCCTGCGAAAACCCACCGCTGTAAGAAGTGTGGTCAGGGCTTTGAAACAGAACCAGAGCTGATAGAACACCAGGAGAAGTACCCTGAAGGTCAGCAATGCAATGGCAGCGCTGCATCCGTCAAGAAACGCGGACGACCTTCCAAAGCTGAGGACCCGGCAGCTGCTGAGAAAAAGGTTAAGcggaaaaagaaagatgagcCAGAAGCGCCCGAGGAGGCCGTAAAGGCCAGCAGCACAGCAGAGTCAGCAGCACCTCctgcagaggaaaaaggaaaagcaagTGGGGCAAAGCGTGGCCGTCCCGCTAAAGcagcagtaaaaacagaaacgGAAGATATGAAGAGTCCCGAGGAGGACAGTCAAGCTCCAGCAAAGGAGAAGAAACCTAAAGTAGAAGCTGCTCCTCCGGCCCGTCAGCACGCCTGTCCTGATTGTGACCTCACATTCTCCGGCTTGATCCAGCTCCGTGCTCACAAGAAGGAGAAACACGCCCCGCGGAAGGCCCATCCCTGCGAAGAATGCGAAGAGAGCTTTGCCCGTCCTGAGCAGCTGGACGCCCACATGTCACGGGCTCACGCCGTGGGCCGCCTCGCCTGTCCAGTCTGTGGGAAGAGCTTTGGCCGTGAGCGCACCTTGAAAGCTCACCAGAAAAGCCACCCGGAGGAAAAGCCTGAAAACCCAAGTGCAAAGAGATAA
- the LOC129110134 gene encoding zinc finger protein 574-like isoform X1, translated as MISVQLRATCMKLKQLHLMETDYCVCVAVETSQYTRMDSEILNIEEIVMGRGLPDPPPEVPPEKPAEPYKPRIFNGPPAASVQPYQHENLQCFQCFITFCSAKAKERHMKKSHREEYKQQLQQGNTLFTCYVCDRSFLSSEELTQHQPTHSKDDKPFKCVHCKESFKTFSELTSHRRQVCPEKQLVCKDCNETFRSAGLLRNHRLAQHLRPEVDTAEQPEDPAKTHRCKKCGQGFETEPELIEHQEKYPEGQQCNGSAASVKKRGRPSKAEDPAAAEKKVKRKKKDEPEAPEEAVKASSTAESAAPPAEEKGKASGAKRGRPAKAAVKTETEDMKSPEEDSQAPAKEKKPKVEAAPPARQHACPDCDLTFSGLIQLRAHKKEKHAPRKAHPCEECEESFARPEQLDAHMSRAHAVGRLACPVCGKSFGRERTLKAHQKSHPEEKPENPSAKR; from the exons ATGATTAGCGTTCAGCTTCGGGCTACATGCATGAAACTAAAGCAGCTACATTTAATGGAAACG gactattgtgtgtgtgtggctgttgAGACCAGCCAGTATACCAGGATGGACTCGGAGATTCTGAACATAGAAGAGATAGTGATGGGTCGGGGATTGCCAGATCCACCTCCTGAAGTTCCCCCCGAAAAACCAGCAGAACCATACAAACCCAGAATCTTTAATGGACCTCCTGCAGCCTCCGTTCAACCCT accAGCATGAAAATCTGCAGTGTTTCCAGTGCTTCATCACCTTCTGCAGTGCCAAAGCCAAGGAAAGGCATATGAAGAAGAGCCATCGGGAAGAGTATAAGCAACAGCTTCAGCAG ggaAACACTTTGTTCACGTGCTATGTGTGTGACCGTTCATTTCTGTCATCTGAGGAACTGACACAGCACCAGCCAACACACAGCAAGGACGACAAGCCCTTTAAATGTGTGCACTGCAAGGAGAGCTTTAAAACATTCTCCGAA CTAACATCCCATAGAAGACAGGTTTGTCCAGAGAAACAGTTGGTATGTAAAGATTGCAATGAAACCTTCCGGAGCGCTGGACTGTTGCGTAATCATCGCCTGGCCCAGCATCTCCGCCCAGAGGTAGATACTGCAGAACAGCCGGAGGACCCTGCGAAAACCCACCGCTGTAAGAAGTGTGGTCAGGGCTTTGAAACAGAACCAGAGCTGATAGAACACCAGGAGAAGTACCCTGAAGGTCAGCAATGCAATGGCAGCGCTGCATCCGTCAAGAAACGCGGACGACCTTCCAAAGCTGAGGACCCGGCAGCTGCTGAGAAAAAGGTTAAGcggaaaaagaaagatgagcCAGAAGCGCCCGAGGAGGCCGTAAAGGCCAGCAGCACAGCAGAGTCAGCAGCACCTCctgcagaggaaaaaggaaaagcaagTGGGGCAAAGCGTGGCCGTCCCGCTAAAGcagcagtaaaaacagaaacgGAAGATATGAAGAGTCCCGAGGAGGACAGTCAAGCTCCAGCAAAGGAGAAGAAACCTAAAGTAGAAGCTGCTCCTCCGGCCCGTCAGCACGCCTGTCCTGATTGTGACCTCACATTCTCCGGCTTGATCCAGCTCCGTGCTCACAAGAAGGAGAAACACGCCCCGCGGAAGGCCCATCCCTGCGAAGAATGCGAAGAGAGCTTTGCCCGTCCTGAGCAGCTGGACGCCCACATGTCACGGGCTCACGCCGTGGGCCGCCTCGCCTGTCCAGTCTGTGGGAAGAGCTTTGGCCGTGAGCGCACCTTGAAAGCTCACCAGAAAAGCCACCCGGAGGAAAAGCCTGAAAACCCAAGTGCAAAGAGATAA
- the LOC129110106 gene encoding uncharacterized protein LOC129110106, with protein MPKRVSVANTIQRTESVKDQDECQVVYEECPISSDSEMNDEGQTGTKISQPETSSEANYSTAPTASLPEEQVAFEGESVTSSVEEIMHLRGRQGGEEHDNESVQSPGITLEKCLTSRQRATADREPGLTARNNPRQGLDSIAENEALGSQEIKVEDNISVPTLVAPTCENRQSASVQPQHHRDIRTVLVKEESSLVLNEAQATQGSRRIRWNVEPVNIENSSSPLMESGETTRDEGCITPEFNTNQCIFYPVKEEEREVLLGAVQTNSGNLTTGASSDAQQTELQETDSISNKGSHHVPDYQEMRVRGQLSEPGVCDFADGQAVADTEWQHPPDLRDFLLQSSDEEDVGGEELSDPQLDSEAEVMAYFSKNQTNSAQQPDEPSQSLPTSTSQFQTLREENKTREPIDYFSSYFGWDTWVEIANCTNKLSNMPKLVTAREVAQFIGIHIAMGTLKFPSPRLYWEDLTKVPLIAEAMPHSRFLELCRMLKLASPAKDPVNGNVQEGRHDGDTQNALQDKTLSSRQSKMCQRSDGQRQKDTPNDQNSSKTLTDPLWKAQPLLCRFKAGCQSLRREGDYAVDQYPLPLTGKMNNKKLSLYCTTLIGFGGLLLHVDLKLGPSGKEDAVEKMVPKGSMVFLCKQELSTPAMLERLIVAGVDGAGRVGGARGQIGDEFVSSDGKLMLRRSHCGFILSTAGNGQRNMASLIDNFEKAQMSAHLNRDLQNLYAIPLTASAPTCWPQAVLWYLTDLALVNSWLQYRQDHRAVSAPLTFMSFRLEVSKSLIRSSSSDTQDSVPPQPPKERAHATNDTPGPPSLVEESPLPDAATRYDGSGHWPEQLGEGEGGRCRFGDCQRTSRVLCLKCCVFLCISRNHNCFLNFHNQGSFEKQ; from the exons ATGCCTAAGAGAGTTTCAGTTGCAAATACCATCCAAAGAACGGAATCAGTGAAAGATCAGGATGAATGTCAGGTAGTTTATGAAGAATGTCCCATCAGCTCTGATTCTGAAATGAATGACGAAGGCCAGACTGGCACAAAGATTTCACAGCCAGAGACCAGTTCTGAGGCCAACTACTCTACTGCTCCAACTGCATCTTTGCCTGAGGAGCAAGTTGCGTTTGAGGGGGAGTCCGTTACCAGTAGCGTTGAGGAAATAATGCATCTAAGAGGAcggcagggaggagaggaacacGACAACGAGTCGGTCCAGTCTCCAGGCATCACACTGGAGAAGTGCCTCACCTCTAGACAGAGGGCGACTGCTGACAGGGAGCCGGGCCTGACGGCGAGGAACAATCCAAGACAG GGTTTGGACAGCATTGCTGAGAATGAAGCCCTTGGAAGCCAGGAGATCAAGGTTGAAGATAACATCTCAGTTCCAACACTTGTTGCACCCACCTGTGAAAACAGACAGAGTGCAAGTGTGCAGCCACAGCACCATCGTGATATAAGGACTGTTCTGGTGAAGGAGGAGAGCAGCCTCGTGCTGAATGAGGCCCAGGCCACGCAGGGCAGCAGACGCATCCGATGGAATGTGGAGCCAGTCAACATTGAGaactcctccagtccat TAATGGAGAGTGGGGAGACAACGAGGGACGAGGGTTGCATCACCCCAGAGTTCAACACCAACCAGTGTATCTTCTACccagtgaaggaggaggagagggaggttCTACTTGGAGCTGTTCAGACCAACAGTGGGAATTTAACAACAGGAGCATCCAGTGATGCCCAGCAGACAGAACTTCAAGAAACCGATAGTATTTCAA ATAAAGGGAGCCATCATGTACCAGACTACCAGGAAATGAGAGTGAGAGGACAATTGTCAGAACCAGGGGTCTGTGACTTTGCAGATGGAcaag CTGTGGCAGACACTGAGTGGCAGCATCCACCAGACCTCCGGGACTTTCTTCTCCAGAGTTCAGATGAAGAGGACGTGGGTGGTGAGGAATTGTCTGATCCTCAGCTTGACTCAGAAGCTGAAGTAATGGCCTATTTCTCCAAGAACCAAACAAACAGCGCACAACAGCCAGATGAGCCGTCACAAag TTTGCCGACTTCAACGAGCCAGTTCCAAACActgagagaggaaaacaagacCAGAGAGCCTATTGACTACTTCTCCAGTTATTTTGGTTGGGATACCTGGGTAGAAATTGCAAATTGCACAAATAAACTGTCCAACATGCCCAAACTTGTCACAGCCAGAGAGGTTGCACAATTTATTGGGATCCACATAGCAATGGGAACTTTAAAG TTTCCTAGCCCAAGGCTCTATTGGGAGGACTTGACTAAGGTGCCTTTGATTGCTGAAGCCATGCCACATTCCCGTTTCCTAGAGCTGTGTCGCATGTTGAAGCTTGCCTCTCCTGCAAAAGATCCAGTCAACGGTAACGTTCAGGAAGGAAGGCATGACGGTGACACTCAAAATGCACTGCAAGATAAAACTCTCTCAAGCAGGCAAAGTAAAATGTGTCAGCGTAGTGATGGGCAGAGACAAAAGGACACGCCAAATGACCAGAACAGTTCGAAAACACTGACTGATCCGCTGTGGAAGGCTCAGCCATTATTGTGCCGTTTCAAAGCAGGATGCCAGTCGCTGAGAAGAGAGGGTGATTATGCGGTTGACCAATATCCCCTTCCTTTGACTGGGAAGATGAACAATAAGAAACTGTCTCTTTACTGTACAACATTAATTGGATTTGGCGGTTTGCTCCTACATGTGGATCTCAAGTTGGGTCCTTCCGGCAAAGAAGATGCTGTAGAAAAAATGGTCCCCAAAGGTAGTATGGTGTTTCTTTGCAAACAGGAACTCTCCACCCCTGCTATGCTAGAGCGTCTAATAGTTGCTGGCGTCGATGGTGCAGGAAGGGTTGGAGGAGCCAGAGGACAGATTGGAGATGAGTTCGTAAGCTCAGACGGGAAGCTGATGTTACGCAGATCGCACTGTGGCTTCATACTTTCTACTGCGGGAAATGGCCAGAGGAACATGGCTTCACTCATTGACAACTTTGAGAAGGCCCAGATGTCAGCTCATCTCAACCGAGATTTGCAGAATCTTTACGCTATCCCTCTCACTGCCTCAGCCCCAACCTGCTGGCCTCAAGCGGTGCTTTGGTACCTAACAGATCTAGCTCTGGTCAACTCCTGGCTCCAATACAGACAGGATCACAGGGCAGTGTCTGCACCTTTGACTTTCATGTCCTTCAGATTGGAGGTGTCTAAGTCTTTGATCCGCAGTAGCAGCTCTGATACCCAGGACTCTGTGCCTCCTCAACCCCCAAAAGAGAGGGCTCATGCAACAAATGATACCCCCGGTCCACCCAGCCTGGTGGAGGAGAGTCCTCTACCAGATGCAGCCACAAGGTACGATGGTTCGGGCCACTGGCCAGAGCAGcttggagagggagaagggggcCGGTGTCGCTTTGGGGACTGTCAAAGAACATCTCGCGTGCTATGCCTTAAgtgctgtgtgtttctttgtatcTCACGCAACCACAACTGCTTTTTGAATTTCCATAATCAAGGTAGTTTTGAAAAACAGTAG